A window of the Halodesulfovibrio sp. MK-HDV genome harbors these coding sequences:
- a CDS encoding phage minor head protein gives MIKPLALAPAEAIAYWKTKVPVSSGEFKRMGDEARSRAFAVSSLARADQVATMQAAIGKAIEDGETFNDFKKRVASVAKEATLRPWQLANIYRTNIQSAYMAGRYSQMKRAAKSRPYWRYVAVGDDRSRLDHLALHGKVYPHDHEFWDTFYPPNGFACRCSVQTLSDFQMRKRGLKAEEDMPDIVHATHPTTGEPLPPVRPKPDAGFSTNVGKEWHAGLTASELKDESQLVSTVRTTMCRTPVEFTVHKGDACKSPLHELDDRHVLPVVDADILSEGLASEQYAKAFLNEFGLPDVDGSILHTLPCGHPLVISKHLFLDKKTGKWKVKGSGHEQYLKLLARTIKRPFEVWKVPSMLAGKPAHVLRMLGVFAGEDGKAGGFAIFNLVNGRKWSGVASFTPNIGNKTIMLESLERQREGILLYRE, from the coding sequence ATGATTAAACCTCTTGCATTAGCTCCTGCCGAGGCCATTGCTTATTGGAAAACTAAAGTCCCCGTTTCAAGTGGTGAATTTAAGCGGATGGGCGATGAAGCTCGTTCTCGTGCTTTTGCGGTAAGTAGCCTTGCACGTGCTGATCAGGTGGCAACAATGCAGGCCGCAATAGGCAAGGCCATTGAAGATGGCGAGACTTTTAATGACTTCAAAAAGCGTGTTGCGAGTGTAGCCAAAGAAGCAACGCTGCGTCCGTGGCAGCTTGCAAACATTTACCGCACCAATATTCAGAGCGCCTATATGGCAGGTCGCTATTCTCAAATGAAACGAGCAGCTAAAAGTCGCCCGTATTGGCGATATGTTGCCGTGGGTGACGACCGCAGTCGTCTAGATCATTTGGCGTTACACGGAAAAGTCTATCCGCATGACCACGAATTTTGGGATACGTTTTACCCACCTAATGGCTTCGCTTGTCGTTGTTCAGTGCAGACTTTGTCAGATTTTCAGATGCGTAAGCGTGGGCTGAAGGCAGAAGAGGACATGCCGGATATTGTGCATGCCACTCATCCAACAACAGGTGAGCCACTTCCTCCAGTACGGCCAAAGCCGGATGCAGGGTTTTCAACCAATGTAGGAAAGGAATGGCACGCAGGGCTTACAGCGTCTGAGCTTAAAGATGAATCTCAGTTGGTATCAACAGTGCGAACAACAATGTGCCGCACTCCTGTTGAGTTTACTGTGCATAAAGGAGACGCGTGTAAATCGCCATTACATGAGCTTGATGACCGTCATGTTTTGCCCGTGGTAGATGCTGATATACTTTCCGAAGGGCTGGCTTCAGAGCAATACGCAAAAGCATTCCTAAACGAATTTGGCTTGCCCGATGTTGATGGTTCAATCCTGCATACACTTCCGTGTGGGCATCCTCTTGTTATCAGCAAGCACCTGTTTCTCGATAAAAAGACAGGTAAGTGGAAAGTAAAAGGCTCCGGGCACGAGCAGTACCTGAAGCTATTGGCCAGAACCATCAAAAGGCCGTTTGAAGTCTGGAAAGTGCCGTCAATGCTTGCAGGAAAGCCTGCGCATGTATTGCGGATGCTAGGTGTGTTTGCCGGGGAAGATGGCAAAGCTGGCGGATTCGCTATTTTTAATCTGGTAAATGGGCGCAAGTGGTCAGGTGTAGCTTCTTTTACGCCGAACATCGGAAACAAAACGATAATGCTGGAATCGCTAGAGAGGCAGCGAGAAGGAATACTGCTTTATCGTGAATAA
- a CDS encoding major capsid protein produces the protein MFDLKPYFTAVRIAKRFQNAPIIKDVVMDTLFPPEVRQTVESPVIPVSDIQQVVGAVPVVHRGAASIPLRGDVTLNTYVEPLPVRIHDDIDGVTLNNLKLANSTTLEQWAERKQLALRRTARLTAAVLCAQAVFDGSISYPLLESNGSYATYTVQYGDVLTYNTTAQEKWNHADASMMSIYKTLEEMSSKLDKAGHGGEKITFAGVLAFTTILTLIEATDKPKIPVKIMDDGSINLGGHKIKKMAETYPDPENDTVKAKLAPKEIRMIATGNTALFYGPIDDLDSNLQAMPMFVKPLKMDNPSKYMLIGESKPLPAVAPKATIKATVLT, from the coding sequence ATGTTTGATTTAAAACCATATTTTACAGCGGTACGAATCGCTAAGCGTTTCCAAAATGCGCCTATTATCAAGGACGTAGTCATGGATACGCTCTTTCCGCCAGAAGTGCGGCAGACTGTAGAGTCCCCAGTCATTCCGGTGTCAGATATCCAGCAGGTTGTCGGAGCTGTTCCGGTGGTACATCGCGGCGCGGCCTCTATTCCGCTACGTGGTGATGTTACGCTTAATACCTACGTTGAGCCGCTTCCAGTCCGTATTCATGACGATATTGATGGCGTGACACTTAACAATTTAAAGCTGGCCAACTCTACCACGTTGGAACAGTGGGCAGAACGCAAGCAGCTTGCTCTTCGTAGAACTGCCCGTCTTACTGCTGCCGTGCTTTGTGCCCAAGCTGTGTTTGATGGAAGCATTAGCTACCCGTTGCTTGAATCTAACGGAAGTTATGCAACCTACACGGTGCAATATGGTGATGTGCTTACGTACAACACTACCGCACAGGAAAAATGGAACCATGCTGATGCAAGCATGATGTCTATCTACAAAACGTTGGAAGAAATGAGTAGCAAGCTCGACAAAGCTGGGCATGGTGGAGAAAAAATTACGTTTGCGGGTGTGCTTGCATTTACCACTATTCTCACGCTCATTGAAGCTACAGATAAGCCGAAAATTCCTGTGAAAATTATGGATGATGGCTCTATCAACTTGGGCGGTCACAAGATTAAAAAGATGGCAGAAACATATCCTGATCCAGAAAACGATACCGTGAAGGCAAAGCTTGCGCCTAAAGAAATCCGCATGATTGCTACGGGCAATACCGCCTTATTTTACGGTCCTATTGATGATCTAGATTCCAATCTGCAAGCCATGCCGATGTTTGTGAAACCGCTTAAAATGGATAACCCAAGCAAGTATATGCTTATCGGTGAATCC